A window of the Trichoplusia ni isolate ovarian cell line Hi5 chromosome 4, tn1, whole genome shotgun sequence genome harbors these coding sequences:
- the LOC113493025 gene encoding collagen alpha-1(III) chain-like codes for MRNLKDEAVLLNISEMIDLAIGTPEVGIVDFNMLQTVLHCLAQQMRVLGKHVELRGSVAALPVKPGETGQTIAISEFVIDTGATTPIEVVPSKSKDNFLADKETMLVVERIHLKHQGPGSSSPTHEAQIGGGGGGGFGGPTAPGGGGPGGAQQRAGSQPGAGSQVGTGTQAGGGSQPGGGSYQGGGPHQGGGTHQGGGGYQGGGGQQGGGGQQGGGGQQGGGGQQGGGGPQGGGTHHGAPMGPSAVTSAILQQARSGTKPSHIPSSEKLSLVTISKFNILEGQVEDLKNRVYGSMPKNEEILQDVRSQSNLRAITDMWTSLNVSSRLEAAEEGIGKLSSLIQDLIGETVEMQKATTGHPSASASKLAQAAKEVVQSTSRPGSAGPQGPTGGGGGQVAGGHGGPGGPMGPGGQQGGGGQQGGGGQQGGGGKQGMAGQQGSGGQQGAGGQQGAVGQKGGGGQQGGGGQQGGGGQQGAVGQQGAGGQQGGGGQQGAGGQAGPGGGQGAKGGAGGQGFAGNQGQQGAQGAPGAPGAPGQGPGQWSQGMGPGGGGGAGPDSAVGMGPGGVQTVQGGYMPGGQSMVVMGPQGQPIMVQQGAVGAPGAPQAMGAMYGIPPQDIVTKEELMQVWGQLQQLRQDLAALADSYCQSMKEVNDAFEPPAAVSAVLIGSGGYGGGASGQAAGTGQAGGQAGGQAGGQAAGPGGAPGGVQGGPTMVGQPMAVGQPMMVGPPMYQPYGGTGGVAAPYGGGQPGQIPNNLLEKLNELEKKLNKCCETVFKSDGLVNDQLNSFQDQLEYLNKQVQGMNFAGSKISPDIVKDLQGLMDLFQTVQEMQEQLAQVHKTALQLAGEKQERQGHIDALLEQIELLKTIKLDREDMVEALADKADLRMLARKVSHDQFETACDDLSKGLEHALGKLNVQEALWQQALDDIQREIETKLDKMELSPVKDFFNNKLKQLQENLKQMAALRREAEAAGTKRRLLRDVNCISCDAKAIMSMDPVPPLPPKPLPATLSMKPYLSYELDAIRKSQASNLPQRNMHDWEHIDKQMQPKQPYRVRSDTDKHLCNRYCGGSHTVTTPAQRVARLGHFIKQWGPEVLPLSSGFAAGDDGRLYKVSNVEGANVGPGGAVEGAATCTPKSPVKKAEAPKGGPKPIIISAECKCLEPSDRAAKL; via the exons ATGAGAAACTTAAAAG ATGAGGCTGTTTTGCTGAATATATCAGAGATGATCGATCTAGCTATCGGGACTCCCGAg GTGGGCATCGTGGACTTCAACATGCTGCAGACTGTATTGCACTGCCTCGCGCAGCAGATGCGCGTGCTGGGCAAGCACGTCGAGCTGCGCGGCAGCGTGGCTGCCCTGCCGGTCAAGCCGGGGGAAACCGGACAGACTATAGCGATCAGCGAGTTCGTCATCGATACAGGG GCTACTACGCCCATAGAAGTTGTCC CGTCAAAGAGTAAAGACAACTTCCTAGCTGATAAGGAGACTATGCTGGTCG tGGAAAGAATACACTTGAAACATCAAGGACCGG GATCTTCGAGCCCGACTCACGAGGCTCAGATTGGCGGCGGTGGAGGCGGCGGATTTGGGGGCCCCACGGCACCTGGAGGCGGGGGTCCCGGAGGCGCACAGCAACGGGCCGGCTCACAGCCGGGGGCTGGTTCGCAAGTGGGGACCGGCACGCAGGCGGGGGGCGGCTCTCAGCCAGGCGGTGGCTCGTACCAGGGCGGTGGCCCGCACCAGGGCGGCGGCACACACCAGGGCGGTGGCGGCTATCAAGGCGGCGGCGGCCAACAGGGCGGCGGCGGCCAACAGGGCGGCGGCGGCCAACAGGGCGGCGGCGGCCAACAGGGTGGCGGCGGCCCACAGGGCGGCGGCACGCACCACGGCGCGCCCATGGGCCCATCCGCCGTCACCTCTGCCATTCTGCAACAGGCGCGCTCTGGAACCAAACCGAGCCACATTCCGTCTTCTGAGAAGCTTTCCCTAGTCACTATAAGCAAGTTCAACATCCTAGAGGGTCAAGTAGAAGACCTCAAGAATCGTGTCTACGGCAGCATGCCCAAGAATGAGGAAATATTACAGGATGTCAG ATCCCAAAGTAACCTGCGGGCGATCACTGACATGTGGACGTCTCTAAACGTGTCCTCTCGCTTGGAAGCGGCCGAGGAAGGTATCGGCAAGCTTAGCTCACTGATACAAGACCTTATCGGGGAGACAGTGGAAATGCAAAAAGCTACGACTGGCCATCC GTCTGCCTCGGCTTCTAAACTGGCCCAGGCAGCCAAGGAAGTGGTCCAGTCAACAAGTCGTCCAGGTAGTGCCGGGCCCCAGGGTCCTACAGGTGGAGGCGGCGGCCAAg ttgcgGGCGGGCATGGCGGTCCTGGCGGACCTATGGGACCTGGTGGACAGCAGGGTGGGGGTGGCCAACAGGGTGGGGGTGGCCAACAGGGTGGGGGTGGCAAGCAAGGCATGGCAGGTCAACAGGGTTCGGGTGGCCAACAGGGTGCAGGTGGCCAACAGGGCGCTGTTGGCCAAAAGGGCGGTGGTGGCCAACAGGGCGGTGGCGGCCAACAGGGTGGTGGCGGCCAACAGGGCGCTGTCGGCCAACAAGGCGCTGGCGGCCAACAGGGCGGTGGCGGCCAGCAGGGTGCTGGAGGACAAGCAGGCCCTGGCGGCGGTCAAGGAGCTAAAGGTGGTGCAGGAGGTCAAGGCTTTGCCGGAAATCAAGGGCAACAGGGTGCTCAAGGAGCCCCGGGCGCTCCAGGGGCGCCTGGCCAAGGCCCTGGCCAGTGGTCACAAGGAATGGGTCCTGGTGGCGGTGGAGGTGCCGGACCGGACAGCGCTGTGGGCATGGGTCCAGGCGGGGTCCAGACGGTGCAGGGCGGTTACATGCCTGGTGGACAATCGATGGTTGTAATGGGCCCTCAAGGCCAGCCAATCATGGTCCAGCAAGGGGCTGTGGGTGCTCCGGGCGCGCCGCAGGCCATGGGCGCGATGTACGGCATACCACCGCAGGACATAGTGACTAAAGAGGAGCTCATGCAGGTGTGGGGGCAGCTGCAGCAGCTAAGGCAAGACCTGGCAGCCCTCGCCGATTCCTATTGCCAGTCTATGAAAGAAGTTAATGATGCGTTCG AACCGCCTGCGGCTGTATCAGCGGTGTTAATCGGGTCCGGCGGTTACGGTGGGGGCGCGTCTGGACAAGCGGCGGGCACAGGGCAGGCTGGCGGGCAGGCTGGAGGGCAGGCTGGAGGGCAAGCAGCGGGACCCGGCGGAGCACCGGGTGGTGTCCAAGGCGGGCCTACGATGGTTGGCCAGCCTATGGCCGTTGGCCAGCCTATGATGGTTGGCCCGCCCATGTACCAACCATACGGTGGAACAGGAGGAG TCGCTGCTCCCTACGGCGGAGGCCAGCCGGGACAGATACCAAACAATCTACTGGAGAAACTCAACGAACTCGAGAAGAAACTAAACAAGTGCTGCGAGACCGTCTTCAAATCTGATGGCCTAGTCAACGATCAG CTAAATTCTTTCCAAGACCAACTTGAGTACTTGAATAAACAAGTGCAGGGTATGAATTTCGCCGGTAGCAAGATTTCTCCCGACATCGTGAAGGACCTCCAAG GTTTAATGGATCTATTCCAAACTGTGCAAGAAATGCAGGAGCAGTTGGCACAAGTCCATAAGACTGCCTTACAGCTGGCGGGCGAAAAACAGGAGAGACAGGGCCATATCGAT GCGCTCTTGGAACAAATCGAACtgttaaaaacaatcaaactcgATCGAGAAGACATGGTGGAAGCCCTGGCCGACAAAGCTGATCTTCGCATGTTGGCACGCAAAGTGTCACACGACCAGTTCGAGACGGCCTGCGACGATCTCTCGAAAGGCTTAGAACATGCCCTCGGGAAACTCAACGTACAG gAAGCCCTTTGGCAACAAGCCTTGGACGACATTCAGCGCGAGATCGAGACGAAACTGGACAAGATGGAGCTGTCTCCGGTGAAGGACTTCTTCAACAACAAGCTGAAACAGCTGCAGGAGAACCTCAAACAGATGGCGGCACTGCGGCGCGAGGCCGAGGCCGCCGGCACCAAGAGGAGATTGCTCAG GGATGTGAACTGCATATCGTGCGATGCGAAGGCGATAATGTCGATGGATCCTGTTCCGCCGCTGCCGCCTAAACCTCTGCCTGCTACTTTGTCTATGAAACCATACCTCAGTTACGAATTAG ACGCCATACGCAAGTCACAGGCCAGCAACCTGCCGCAACGAAACATGCACGATTGGGAACACATCGACAAACAGATGCAGCCTAAACAGCCCTACAGAGTCAG ATCGGACACAGACAAACACTTATGCAACCGCTACTGCGGCGGGTCGCACACGGTGACCACTCCTGCGCAGCGCGTGGCGCGGCTCGGACACTTCATCAAACAGTGGGGGCCCGAGGTGCTGCCGCTGTCTTCTGGGTTCGCGGCCGGTGACGATGGCAGG TTATACAAAGTTAGCAACGTGGAAGGTGCTAACGTGGGTCCAG GTGGTGCAGTAGAAGGCGCCGCGACGTGTACGCCGAAGTCTCCAGTGAAGAAGGCCGAAGCGCCGAAAGGCGGCCCGAAGCCAATCATCATCAGTGCA GAATGCAAATGCTTGGAACCATCAG ATCGAGCAGCAAAACTCTGA